The following coding sequences are from one Triticum dicoccoides isolate Atlit2015 ecotype Zavitan chromosome 4A, WEW_v2.0, whole genome shotgun sequence window:
- the LOC119286092 gene encoding scarecrow-like protein 14: MAATPEEFLGQQGFLARLEPPSPSLFLDLPPTPRDDDGHSSFDDMVLPYISRLLMEEGTEDHLFYLYPNHPAVLRAQQPFAQILVDLADSASASGSTSSPSSSSDATASTTPSTATASASASASPDDAPVQISRPPYTDVNGHASASPDNHSPGLLNGDEMAKRPSSDLFNHLLPRDEDMLNLAFLKGMEEASKFLPPDITLSINEGTVVGGGNAVSLNNKKRAALALEPDVGRPSKLMMPEQEERKMFDEMMFQEHEICMKGTQNLTAAVDGEPGKNSRKNGRSRKAVDDSEMVDLHTLLLNCAQALSTDNRQSAIELLKRIRQHSSPKGDAGQRLAHYFANGLEARLAGRGSELYQSLLLSRISVADFLKANQLYTAACCCKKVAYIFADKTICNAVAGKRRLHIVDYGLNQGLQWPGLLRMLAAREGGPPEVRITGIDLPQPGFHGAYHIEETGRRLSNFARVFGVPFKFRGIPAKRETVRPEDLNIDRDEVLVVISLCHFRHLMDESLGFDGPSPRDQVLNNIRKMRPDVFIHGIMNGSYGATSFLTRFREALFHYSAQFDLLDTTAPRDNEGRLLLERDIFGRSCLNVLACEGADRVERPETYKQWQLRNHRAGLRQLPLNPEVVKLVLDKVKDNYHRNFVVDADQRWLLHRWKGRVLYAWSSWIAADAT, translated from the coding sequence ATGGCCGCCACGCCGGAGGAGTTCCTGGGGCAGCAGGGTTTCCTTGCGCGCCTCGAGCCGCCGTCCCCGTCCCTCTTCCTCGACCTGCCGCCCACGCCCCGCGACGACGACGGCCACTCCTCCTTCGACGACATGGTGCTCCCCTACATCTCGCGCCTGCTCATGGAGGAGGGCACGGAGGACCACCTCTTCTACCTCTACCCCAACCACCCCGCCGTCCTGCGCGCGCAGCAGCCCTTCGCGCAGATCCTCGTCGACCTCGCCGACAGCGCCAGCGCCAGCGGCTccacctcctcgccctcctcctcttccgACGCAACTGCCTCCACCACCCCCAGCACCGCAACTGCTTCGGCATCGGCATCGGCATCGCCCGACGACGCACCAGTCCAGATCTCACGGCCGCCCTACACCGACGTCAACGGCCATGCCTCCGCCTCCCCGGACAATCACAGCCCAGGGCTCCTCAACGGCGACGAGATGGCCAAAAGGCCGAGCTCTGACTTGTTCAATCACTTGTTGCCCCGCGACGAGGACATGCTCAACCTGGCCTTCCTCAAAGGCATGGAGGAGGCTAGCAAGTTCTTGCCGCCCGACATCACCCTGTCCATCAACGAGGGGACAGTGGTGGGAGGCGGGAATGCTGTCAGCCTCAACAACAAGAAGAGGGCCGCACTGGCACTGGAGCCGGATGTGGGCAGGCCCAGCAAATTGATGATGCCGGAGCAGGAGGAACGCAAGATGTTTGACGAAATGATGTTCCAGGAACACGAGATATGCATGAAGGGGACTCAGAACCTGACCGCCGCAGTGGACGGCGAGCCCGGGAAGAACAGCCGGAAGAACGGCCGGTCGAGAAAGGCCGTGGATGACAGTGAGATGGTGGACCTGCACACGCTGCTGCTCAACTGCGCTCAGGCGCTGTCCACGGACAACCGCCAGAGCGCCATTGAGCTGCTGAAGCGAATCAGGCAGCATTCGTCCCCGAAGGGGGATGCAGGGCAAAGGCTGGCGCATTATTTCGCCAATGGGCTGGAGGCACGGCTGGCGGGTAGGGGGAGCGAGCTTTACCAGTCACTCCTACTAAGCCGCATCTCGGTAGCCGACTTCCTCAAGGCCAACCAGCTTTACACGGCGGCTTGCTGCTGCAAGAAGGTGGCGTACATCTTCGCCGACAAGACCATCTGCAATGCTGTGGCAGGTAAGAGACGGTTGCACATTGTGGACTATGGTCTGAATCAAGGGCTCCAGTGGCCGGGTTTGCTACGCATGCTCGCGGCTAGAGAAGGCGGGCCGCCGGAGGTGAGGATCACCGGCATTGACCTCCCTCAACCTGGGTTCCACGGAGCCTACCACATCGAGGAGACGGGGCGCAGGCTCAGCAACTTCGCCCGCGTGTTCGGCGTGCCGTTTAAGTTCCGTGGTATCCCAGCAAAGCGGGAGACTGTCCGGCCGGAGGACCTGAACATCGACCGGGACGAGGTGCTTGTGGTGATCAGTCTTTGTCACTTCAGGCACCTGATGGACGAAAGCCTCGGCTTTGATGGTCCAAGCCCTAGGGATCAGGTCCTCAACAACATCAGGAAGATGCGTCCAGATGTGTTCATCCATGGCATCATGAATGGCTCATACGGTGCTACATCCTTTCTGACACGGTTCCGCGAGGCACTGTTCCATTACTCGGCCCAGTTCGACCTGCTGGACACAACCGCCCCCCGGGACAACGAAGGGCGTCTGCTGCTCGAGCGCGACATCTTCGGCCGGTCTTGCCTGAATGTCCTAGCATGTGAAGGTGCGGACCGGGTGGAGCGCCCTGAGACGTACAAGCAGTGGCAGCTCCGGAACCACCGGGCTGGGCTGAGGCAGCTGCCGTTGAATCCAGAGGTTGTTAAGCTTGTGCTGGACAAGGTCAAGGACAACTACCACAGGAACTTTGTTGTTGATGCGGATCAGCGGTGGTTGCTACACAGGTGGAAGGGGCGTGTGCTCTACGCCTGGTCATCATGGATTGCAGCTGATGCCACCTAG